Genomic window (Ruminococcus flavefaciens AE3010):
GTCAGTGAAGCCGCAGTTGAGGTTCTCGAATGCAAGGCAGTTCTCAACGGTGTGACGTGTACCTACACCGCCGCCGCCAAGCTTGAAGCCATTGCCGTCGCAGTCGCCGTAGCCCTTGCCGTCCTCGGTGAAGCCGTTGCGGAATGCGATACTGTTCCTGATAGTGACCTTGCCGATTGGACCTGTAGCCTCTTTGGCGTAGAGGTCCCAGCCGTCATCGGAATTGCAGTATGCCATACAGCCGTCGAAGATATTTCCCTCGCCGCAGGTGAGCTTAGCAGCAAAGCCGTCGGCGTTCTCCATAGTTGCGTCGTCGCAGTTGTTCCGTGAGGTGCAGTTCTTCACAAGATTGTTGGTAGGCCACTGAGCAATTGTGTTATATGAGCCGTTATACCTTGATATCTGAAGTCCTGTGTCCTGATTGCGCTCAAACACCATCATTTCGATGATATTGTTGTCGCCTGAGAGGAGCATACCATTGTCGCCTGCATTGGCTATGGTGAAGCCGTAGAAGTGCCAGTAGGAGCCGTCCAGTACGAAGCCGCGGTTTGCACCGTCAACAGCCTGTCCCGTAAAGTCGAATTTAACTTCTGCATTGGGAGCTGCCGCAATGGTCTTGTAAGCCCCTGCGCTGCCCGAGTTGCTCTCCTCTATCATGATAGTTGAGGTATACTTGTATGTACCGCTGAGGAGGAAAATAGTTCCGCCAGCAGGCACTGACTTTATAGCTGTGAGCACGTCTGTAGGCGAGCTCTCCGACTTTCCGTCGCCGCCGCCGTCAGGCGAAGCGTATATCACCTTTGCGCCTGTTATTGGAGTGAGGACAGGAGCAGCTGTAGTTGTTGTCACAACAGGAGCTGCTCCCGTTGTAGTTGTCGTAGTTATATCTGTAGCAATTGGCTGAGTTACAGTGGTAGTTGTAACTGTGGGCGCAGGAGTATTGTCCTCCTTGAAGCCGCTGCCGATAGCTGTAACTGTGCCCTTGTAAGCAACAAGTGCGGATTTCAGTGCCTGATTTACAGCATAGCTCTCGTCGTCAACGGAGTTGTCGAACCGCCACTTGAAGTCACCGCCGTCTACACGTCCTGCCTTTGCAGTAACTATAGCGGGAACGTCCTCAGCCTTATCGGGAGTATAGCTGTACATCACGCTTGAGGTATCAAAGTTATTGTAAGCAGTTCCGCCGCTCTTAGCCTTGACATTGGAGCCTATCTTCTCTGTTCTTGAAGAAGCCTCATAAGCGTCGAAATCTGTATTGTTCTGCTGATAAGTTGTATATGCTTTCTGACCTGTCATGCAGTTGCCGTAGGACTTTATAACGCCGCCTGCTTCACCTGAGAATGTGCCGCCTGTGATATCGTCCGAGCCCTGCATGGATATGAGCATAGGATACTTGCAGTTGCGGAAGTAGTTGTTCTCCACGAAGCATGAAGCGCCCATTGTTACACCAACGCCGTACTTGGCGTTGCCGTCAAAATAGTTGTTGTAGCAGTGGACTGAGCAGGTCCTTATTCTGGGGTGGCGTGAGTCTGAGTGATCGTACCAGTTATGGTGGTATGTTATATAGTTCTCTGTTGACTCAGACTTCATGCCCTGCAGATTGCATTTTCCGTTGTCCCAGAAGTGATTGTAAGAGTGAGTAATATAAGTGGAGGTCTTGGTATCAAGTGCGCCGTCGCCCTTTACCTGATCGGCGTCGGAGCCTGCATCGCCATAGAAGAAATCACAGTTATGTACCCAGATATGGTTGTTGTTCTGCTGGAGTCCGCAGTTATCGCCCTCATTGCTGTTGCAGTTCATGAAGCCGAGATTTCTCACCTCCACATTGGAGCAGTTTTTCATAACGAGACCGAAGCCGTTGAGAGTTGCATCATTTCCGATACCCTCGATAGTACAGCCTGCTGTAACTGTATCCACCATGAGGTCGCCCTTTGTCAGAACAGAGGGATCGGTGATATTGCCGATGAATCTGATATTGAGAGGTCTGGATTCCTTGCCTTTCTTGTAGCCTGTGATGATGTTCTGCACACCTGTAAGAGTCTCTGCACCTTTACCTGTGGCATCTATACTTGCCGTAACGCTGTCTTTGTTTGTGTTTGTAACGTATACGACAATGGCATTGCTTTTGAGGGTTCCGTCGGCATTATAAGCGCCATTGGAGTTTCCGTTCACGAAGCCGAATCCGCTTCTGTCATGGGCATAGGCATTTGCCTTTGCCTCGGCAGCCTTGGAGCTGTCCTCGCTGCCGCCGATAACGGGAACTATCTTCATAGTGTGGCTGCCTGCTTTGAGACCTACAGCGTCTGCTCTCATATAGCCGCTGTACTGTCTGATAAGCATTGAGTCTATCTTTGTGCCGTCCACATAGACATTGTAGCCCGAAGCTCCCGAAACAGAAGACCATGTGGCATACATACCCTCGCCGAAGCCTGCGCTGCTGAGCACCTTTACACTGCTTTCAGCTGCAAACGCAGTGATGACTGACGGACTCAGTGCCGTGCCAAGCACTGAGGACGATGTTCCCACAGCGGCGGAAACAGTCATCATTGCAGCAGCTGCAACAGAAGCTGCTCTAAGTTTCATCACAGTTTTTTTCATAGTGATCCCTCCAGATTTTAATATCCTCTGAAAAGCGCACCTAATGTGCGCCTTTACTCTTACTGACTATATTATATATCCGCCGCTGATGCTT
Coding sequences:
- a CDS encoding dockerin type I domain-containing protein, producing the protein MKKTVMKLRAASVAAAAMMTVSAAVGTSSSVLGTALSPSVITAFAAESSVKVLSSAGFGEGMYATWSSVSGASGYNVYVDGTKIDSMLIRQYSGYMRADAVGLKAGSHTMKIVPVIGGSEDSSKAAEAKANAYAHDRSGFGFVNGNSNGAYNADGTLKSNAIVVYVTNTNKDSVTASIDATGKGAETLTGVQNIITGYKKGKESRPLNIRFIGNITDPSVLTKGDLMVDTVTAGCTIEGIGNDATLNGFGLVMKNCSNVEVRNLGFMNCNSNEGDNCGLQQNNNHIWVHNCDFFYGDAGSDADQVKGDGALDTKTSTYITHSYNHFWDNGKCNLQGMKSESTENYITYHHNWYDHSDSRHPRIRTCSVHCYNNYFDGNAKYGVGVTMGASCFVENNYFRNCKYPMLISMQGSDDITGGTFSGEAGGVIKSYGNCMTGQKAYTTYQQNNTDFDAYEASSRTEKIGSNVKAKSGGTAYNNFDTSSVMYSYTPDKAEDVPAIVTAKAGRVDGGDFKWRFDNSVDDESYAVNQALKSALVAYKGTVTAIGSGFKEDNTPAPTVTTTTVTQPIATDITTTTTTGAAPVVTTTTAAPVLTPITGAKVIYASPDGGGDGKSESSPTDVLTAIKSVPAGGTIFLLSGTYKYTSTIMIEESNSGSAGAYKTIAAAPNAEVKFDFTGQAVDGANRGFVLDGSYWHFYGFTIANAGDNGMLLSGDNNIIEMMVFERNQDTGLQISRYNGSYNTIAQWPTNNLVKNCTSRNNCDDATMENADGFAAKLTCGEGNIFDGCMAYCNSDDGWDLYAKEATGPIGKVTIRNSIAFRNGFTEDGKGYGDCDGNGFKLGGGGVGTRHTVENCLAFENLNCGFTDNNNPKFGDMKNCTAYNNGIGGKGKANYMVYRCDTSATFNGMMSYINTGRVSKTNAAGIKVSNDKFVGNMTNSVYYNSKYYYAKSNTTMTNGAKLGDIITPADSDFISLNVGAMGTDFHKTWRNADGSPKPNGFAETSGSSAYKSIGYHMSSGVSQVSTPDPYAVDTTPVETTSSTTTATTTTTSTTTTTTVVTTTSTTTAPIPVGKAGDANGDDQVDMSDVVLIMQSLANPDKYQIAPENRDKADVESKGNGITTADALSIQRYLLGLVPALPES